One part of the Silurus meridionalis isolate SWU-2019-XX chromosome 26, ASM1480568v1, whole genome shotgun sequence genome encodes these proteins:
- the crabp1b gene encoding cellular retinoic acid-binding protein 1b, with product MPNFAGTWKMKSSENFEELLKVLGVNAMLRKVACAAASKPSVEIRQNGEQFYIKTSTTVRTTEINFQIGQEFNEETVDGRKCKSLATWETENKMACRQTLLDGNGPKTYWTRELRGDELILTFGADDVVCTRIYVRE from the exons ATGCCGAACTTTGCAGGGACCTGGAAGATGAAAAGCAGTGAAAATTTCGAAGAGCTCCTCAAAGTTCTGG GAGTGAATGCCATGCTTAGGAAAGTGGCGTGTGCTGCGGCGTCTAAGCCCTCGGTGGAAATCCGTCAGAATGGAGAGCAGTTCTATATCAAGACCTCGACCACCGTCAGGACCACGGAGATCAACTTTCAGATAGGACAGGAGTTCAACGAGGAAACGGTGGATGGACGCAAATGCAAG AGCCTGGCCACATGGGAGACGGAAAATAAGATGGCCTGCAGGCAGACGCTGTTGGATGGAAATGGACCGAAGACGTACTGGACACGTGAGCTCAGAGGGGATGAGTTAATCCTG ACGTTCGGCGCTGATGACGTGGTGTGCACGAGGATTTATGTGCGGGAATGA
- the slc25a44b gene encoding solute carrier family 25 member 44b, whose amino-acid sequence MQQKRNIQIIEWEDLDKRKFYSFGVFMTMTIRATVYPAMLIRTRLQVQKGKSLYSGTCDAFRKILRAEGIRGLYRGFMVNTFTLISGQAYITTYELVRKYVSGYSKDNTVKSLVAGGSASLVAQSITVPIDVISQQLMMQGEGEHLTRFKVKAAPGGKHRVAFGQTRDIIVQIFAVDGFRGFYRGYVASLLTYIPNSAVWWPFYHFYAEQLSKMAPSDCPHLVLQAMAGPLAAATASTVTNPMDVVRARVQVEGRTSVIETFKELLREEGCLGMTKGLSARIISSTPTAIVMVVGYETLKKLSLRPELVDSRHW is encoded by the exons ATGCAGCAGAAGAGGAACATCCAGATCATAGAATGGGAGGACCTGGACAAGCGCAAGTTCTACTCTTTCGGGGTCTTCATGACCATGACCATCCGTGCCACGGTCTACCCTGCCATGCTCATCCGCACCAGGCTGCAGGTTCAGAAGGGGAAATCTCTCTATAGCGGCACCTGCGATGCCTTCCGGAAAATCCTGCGAGCCGAGGGGATCAGAGGACTTTACCGTGGTTTCATGGTGAACACTTTCACACTCATATCAGGGCAGGCGTATATCACGACGTACGAGCTGGTGCGGAAGTACGTCTCCGGTTACTCCAAGGACAACACTGTAAAGTCGCTGGTGGCAGGAGGGTCGGCTTCGCTCGTTGCCCAGAGCATCACCGTCCCCATCGACGTGATCTCGCAGCAGCTCATGATGCAGGGCGAAGGGGAGCATCTAACACGCTTTAAGGTCAAAGCTGCACCTGGCGGAAAGCACAGAGTCGCGTTCGGCCAGACGAGAGACATTATCGTTCAGATATTCGCAGTGGATGGATTCCGTGGGTTCTACAGAGGATACGTGGCGTCTCTTCTCACGTACATACCCAACAGCGCGGTCTGGTGGCCTTTTTACCACTTTTACGCCG AACAGCTCTCCAAAATGGCACCGAGTGACTGCCCACATTTAGTTCTACAAGCCATGGCTGGACCACTAGCAGCTGCCACTGCCTCAACCGTCACCAATCCAATGGATGTGGTCCGTGCCAGGGTTCAG GTTGAAGGCAGGACGTCAGTCATCGAAACGTTCAAGGAGCTTCTCAGAGAAGAAGGATGTTTGGGGATGACCAAGGGTCTCTCTGCCCGCATTATATCCTCCACTCCTACAGCAATAGTCATGGTGGTCGGCTACGAAACTCTGAAAAAACTGAGCCTCCGCCCAGAGCTGGTCGATTCCAGACACTGGTAA